A genomic segment from Pollutimonas thiosulfatoxidans encodes:
- a CDS encoding COG4315 family predicted lipoprotein, which translates to MTYFRPTILLFSIMTLFTAAAYAQAPLQTKDGILVDQAGMTVYTFDKDQANSGKSVCNDQCAKAWPPVVADANANPEGDYSIVERDDGTKQWAYKGQPLYTFAKDTKAGDKTGDKVREVWHVVKP; encoded by the coding sequence ATGACGTACTTCCGTCCCACCATCCTGCTGTTTTCAATTATGACCCTGTTTACGGCTGCTGCCTACGCACAGGCCCCGCTACAAACCAAAGATGGCATCCTCGTTGATCAAGCAGGGATGACCGTATATACCTTCGACAAAGACCAGGCCAATAGCGGTAAAAGCGTTTGCAACGACCAGTGCGCAAAAGCCTGGCCACCCGTAGTGGCCGATGCCAATGCCAATCCGGAAGGTGACTACAGCATCGTCGAGCGCGATGACGGCACGAAACAATGGGCTTATAAAGGACAGCCTTTATATACCTTCGCCAAAGACACCAAGGCAGGTGATAAAACCGGCGACAAGGTACGCGAGGTCTGGCACGTCGTGAAGCCTTGA
- the putA gene encoding trifunctional transcriptional regulator/proline dehydrogenase/L-glutamate gamma-semialdehyde dehydrogenase produces the protein MATTTTTTLGVKLDEATRNRLKEAARKIDRTPHWLIKQSIYTYLESLESGVPIQDLQNAAARLASGDIDVLETLPATTHQPFLAFAESILPQSVLRAAVTSAYRRPEPETVPVLLEQARLPADVAASASQLAYKLAENLRNKKNATGRAGLVQGLLQEFSLSSQEGVALMCLAEALLRIPDKGTRDAIIRDKISDGNWQDHLGQSPSLFVNAASWGLLITGKLVSTHNETGLSSSLSRIVGKRGEPLIRKGVDMAMRLMGEQFVTGETIGQALANASSLEARGFRYSYDMLGEAAMTDEDARVYLASYQQAIHAIGKASNGRGIYEGPGISIKLSALHPRYSRPQYERMMAELYPRLLGLVELARSYDVGINIDAEEADRLEISLDLLERLCFEPSLKGWNGIGFVIQAYQKRCPYVIDYLIDLARRSQHRLMVRLVKGAYWDSEIKRAQIDGLEDYPVFTRKVYTDVSFLACARKLLAVPDAIYPQFATHNAHTLAAVYYLAGQNYYPGQYEFQCLHGMGEPLYEQVVGKTADGKLNRPCRIYAPVGTHETLLAYLVRRLLENGANTSFVNRIADTSIPLETLVEDPAVTIAAMAEQEGSVGLPHPRIPLPNALYGAVRRNSRGIDLSNEHRLGSLASALLASTHATWQSQPMLGGPVPKRAWEPVLNPADHRDIVGHVQLATAEDVKMAVDASLAAGSIWQATPVAERAAALERCADLMEAEIQPLIGLMAREGGKTLINGIAEVREAVDFLRYYAMQAREDFSNDSHRPLGPVVCISPWNFPLAIFTGQIAAALAAGNTVLAKPAEQTPLIAAQAVRLLLQAGVPEGVIQLLPGDGAIGAALVADERVKGVMFTGSTEVARILAGNLAGRLDAHGRPVPLIAETGGQNAIIVDSSALAEQVVLDVMTSAFDSAGQRCSALRVLCLQEDVADRIITMLKGAMIEYQMGNPDNLHVDVGPVIDAEAQAVIEKHVQAMQDKGRKVHRLARADAEALSHGTFVTPTLIEIESLDELEREVFGPVVHVLRYRRENLDRLMDDINATGYGLTLGVHTRIDETIERIADSAHVGNIYVNRNIVGAVVGVQPFGGEGLSGTGPKAGGPLYMYRLLSSRPADGVSGTFARMDNIGGAPDTRLQTAQMKRDAGAHEALKAWAQQQGLADLAEQCDTYAAQSQSGFIRPLTGPTGESNTYRLLPRERALSLATSESDRLCQLAALLAVGCQALWNETEDTRALRDRLPEQVRARIQLASDWTAEELDFDIVLHHGDSDQLREVSKQVAQRSGPIVGVIGLAQGDTSIPLERLLLERAVSVNTAAAGGNASLMSIG, from the coding sequence ATGGCTACCACGACAACAACCACCCTGGGCGTCAAGCTCGACGAAGCAACCCGCAACCGCCTGAAAGAAGCGGCACGCAAGATCGATCGTACGCCTCACTGGCTGATCAAACAATCCATTTATACCTATCTCGAATCGCTCGAAAGCGGAGTCCCCATCCAGGATCTCCAAAACGCCGCAGCGCGTTTGGCCAGTGGTGATATCGATGTGCTGGAGACGCTGCCGGCCACGACGCATCAGCCCTTCCTGGCCTTTGCCGAAAGCATCTTGCCGCAATCCGTTTTGCGGGCTGCCGTTACGTCCGCCTACCGGCGCCCCGAACCCGAAACCGTCCCGGTATTGCTCGAGCAGGCAAGGCTGCCAGCGGATGTCGCGGCATCCGCCAGTCAGCTGGCTTACAAGTTGGCCGAGAACCTGCGCAACAAGAAGAACGCCACGGGGCGCGCCGGCCTGGTGCAAGGCTTGTTGCAGGAATTCTCCTTGTCGTCACAAGAAGGCGTGGCCTTGATGTGCCTGGCCGAGGCGCTGCTGCGTATTCCCGACAAAGGCACCCGCGATGCCATCATCCGCGACAAGATCAGCGACGGCAATTGGCAGGACCACTTGGGGCAGAGCCCCTCGCTGTTTGTTAATGCCGCCTCCTGGGGTTTGTTGATCACCGGCAAGCTGGTGTCTACCCATAACGAAACCGGCCTGTCCAGTTCCCTAAGCCGCATTGTGGGCAAGCGCGGCGAGCCCTTGATTCGCAAGGGCGTCGACATGGCCATGCGCCTGATGGGCGAGCAGTTCGTCACTGGCGAAACCATAGGTCAGGCGTTGGCCAACGCCAGCTCGCTCGAAGCGCGTGGCTTCCGATATTCGTACGACATGCTGGGTGAAGCCGCCATGACGGACGAGGACGCCCGCGTCTATCTCGCGTCCTACCAACAAGCCATCCATGCCATAGGCAAGGCATCCAATGGCCGCGGCATCTACGAGGGGCCCGGCATCTCCATCAAGCTTTCCGCCTTGCATCCGCGCTATAGCCGCCCGCAGTACGAGCGCATGATGGCAGAGTTGTACCCGCGCCTGCTGGGTCTGGTGGAACTGGCACGAAGCTACGACGTGGGAATCAACATCGATGCGGAAGAGGCTGACAGGCTGGAGATCTCGCTGGACCTGCTGGAGCGTCTTTGTTTCGAGCCCTCATTAAAGGGCTGGAATGGTATCGGTTTTGTGATCCAGGCCTACCAGAAGCGATGCCCCTATGTTATTGATTATTTGATCGATCTTGCGCGCCGCAGCCAGCATAGGCTGATGGTGCGCCTCGTTAAAGGCGCGTATTGGGACAGCGAAATCAAGCGCGCGCAAATCGACGGTCTGGAAGACTACCCGGTGTTTACCCGCAAGGTTTACACCGACGTTTCCTTCCTGGCCTGCGCCCGCAAGCTATTGGCTGTACCCGACGCGATCTACCCCCAGTTCGCCACGCATAACGCGCACACCCTGGCTGCCGTGTATTACCTTGCGGGTCAAAACTACTACCCGGGGCAGTATGAGTTCCAGTGCCTGCACGGCATGGGCGAGCCCTTGTACGAGCAAGTCGTCGGCAAGACCGCCGATGGCAAGCTGAATCGTCCCTGCCGAATATACGCGCCCGTGGGCACGCACGAAACCTTGTTGGCCTACTTGGTGCGCCGCCTGCTTGAAAACGGTGCCAACACTTCTTTTGTGAACCGCATCGCCGATACTTCCATCCCGCTGGAAACCCTGGTGGAAGACCCTGCCGTCACCATTGCTGCCATGGCCGAGCAGGAAGGCAGCGTGGGCCTGCCCCATCCGCGCATTCCCTTGCCAAATGCACTTTACGGAGCGGTGCGCAGAAACTCGCGCGGCATAGACTTATCCAACGAGCATCGTCTGGGTTCCTTGGCCAGTGCGTTGCTGGCCAGCACGCATGCCACTTGGCAGTCGCAGCCGATGCTGGGCGGGCCGGTGCCGAAAAGGGCCTGGGAGCCCGTGCTGAATCCCGCCGACCATCGCGACATCGTCGGCCATGTGCAGCTTGCCACGGCTGAAGACGTCAAGATGGCTGTCGACGCCTCATTGGCCGCCGGCTCTATCTGGCAGGCTACGCCCGTGGCGGAACGTGCGGCGGCCCTGGAGCGTTGCGCCGACCTGATGGAAGCCGAGATCCAGCCACTGATCGGCCTGATGGCGCGCGAGGGCGGCAAAACCCTGATCAATGGTATTGCCGAGGTGCGCGAGGCGGTCGACTTTCTGCGCTACTACGCGATGCAGGCGCGCGAAGATTTCTCCAACGACAGTCATCGTCCGCTGGGCCCGGTGGTTTGCATCAGCCCCTGGAACTTCCCGCTGGCCATCTTTACCGGACAGATCGCCGCCGCGCTGGCTGCGGGCAATACCGTGCTGGCCAAACCGGCCGAACAAACTCCCTTGATTGCCGCGCAGGCCGTACGTCTGTTGTTGCAAGCCGGTGTGCCGGAAGGCGTGATTCAGCTGCTACCGGGCGACGGTGCCATTGGGGCGGCCCTGGTGGCCGACGAGCGCGTCAAGGGCGTGATGTTTACCGGGTCTACCGAGGTGGCCCGCATTCTGGCCGGCAACCTGGCAGGCCGACTGGATGCCCACGGGCGGCCCGTGCCTCTGATAGCCGAGACGGGCGGGCAAAATGCCATCATCGTTGATTCCTCAGCGCTGGCCGAGCAGGTGGTGCTCGATGTCATGACCTCGGCCTTCGACAGTGCGGGCCAGCGTTGTTCAGCGCTGCGTGTGTTGTGCCTGCAAGAAGATGTGGCTGATCGCATCATCACCATGCTGAAGGGGGCAATGATCGAGTACCAGATGGGCAACCCCGACAACCTGCATGTCGACGTCGGACCGGTCATCGATGCGGAGGCGCAAGCTGTCATCGAAAAGCATGTGCAGGCCATGCAGGATAAAGGTCGCAAGGTGCATCGCCTGGCCAGGGCTGATGCCGAGGCCTTGTCGCATGGCACTTTCGTGACGCCAACTCTGATTGAAATCGAAAGTCTGGACGAGCTGGAGCGCGAGGTCTTTGGGCCTGTCGTGCATGTGCTGCGATACCGTCGAGAAAACCTGGATCGCCTGATGGACGACATCAACGCGACCGGCTATGGCCTGACCCTGGGCGTGCACACGCGCATCGATGAAACCATAGAACGAATCGCCGATAGCGCGCATGTGGGCAATATTTATGTCAATCGCAATATAGTCGGGGCGGTCGTGGGGGTGCAGCCTTTCGGCGGCGAGGGGCTCTCGGGTACGGGCCCCAAGGCCGGCGGTCCGCTCTATATGTACCGCTTGTTGTCCAGCCGACCAGCCGATGGGGTAAGCGGTACATTCGCGCGCATGGACAATATCGGTGGCGCCCCCGACACACGGCTGCAAACCGCCCAGATGAAGCGGGACGCCGGCGCGCACGAAGCCTTGAAGGCATGGGCCCAGCAGCAGGGCCTTGCCGACCTCGCCGAGCAATGCGACACCTACGCGGCGCAGTCGCAAAGCGGCTTCATCCGGCCACTGACAGGGCCTACCGGCGAAAGCAATACCTATCGGCTGCTGCCTCGCGAGCGCGCTCTCAGCCTGGCCACATCCGAAAGCGACCGGTTATGCCAACTGGCGGCCCTGCTGGCGGTTGGGTGCCAGGCGCTATGGAACGAAACCGAAGACACCCGCGCGCTACGAGATCGCCTGCCGGAGCAGGTACGTGCCCGCATACAGCTCGCGTCCGACTGGACGGCGGAAGAGCTGGATTTCGACATCGTGCTGCATCACGGCGATTCCGACCAACTGCGCGAGGTCAGCAAGCAGGTCGCCCAGCGCAGTGGACCCATCGTGGGTGTGATCGGGCTGGCGCAGGGCGATACATCCATACCGCTGGAGCGCTTGCTGCTGGAAAGAGCCGTCAGTGTCAACACCGCTGCGGCAGGGGGTAATGCCAGCTTGATGTCTATCGGTTAA
- a CDS encoding transglycosylase SLT domain-containing protein: MTIPANANTNPEKPTPHLLCHHLYRTAVPLLLMCCMVAPAGASALGLSAPQEVAISTELVFREWTGDTTAPEPRVERLGEHHMQAVAEEAGKQAQTRYLAKKFKQAPTAIRKYVDLAWAEAEKRDGIEPELLIAIMQKESSLRPKVQSRYGAQGLMQVVRRWHREKLDRSESLFDPEVNIRVGADILEEYLELAGGSLTKALHKYSGNARGYPNKILNESRKLAQVADQAAVNG; this comes from the coding sequence ATGACCATCCCCGCAAACGCCAACACCAACCCCGAAAAACCCACCCCCCACCTGCTGTGCCATCACCTATACAGGACCGCCGTCCCGCTATTGTTGATGTGCTGCATGGTAGCCCCGGCCGGCGCATCGGCCCTTGGCCTGAGCGCCCCCCAAGAGGTCGCGATTTCCACCGAACTGGTATTTCGCGAGTGGACGGGTGACACGACCGCGCCAGAACCCCGGGTGGAGCGACTGGGCGAGCATCATATGCAGGCGGTGGCAGAGGAAGCTGGCAAACAAGCGCAGACCCGCTACCTGGCAAAGAAGTTCAAGCAAGCCCCAACCGCCATACGCAAATATGTGGACCTGGCCTGGGCCGAGGCGGAAAAGCGCGATGGCATCGAACCGGAGCTGCTGATTGCCATCATGCAGAAAGAAAGCTCGCTACGCCCCAAAGTGCAAAGCCGCTATGGTGCCCAAGGCTTGATGCAAGTGGTTCGCCGTTGGCATCGTGAAAAGCTGGATCGCTCTGAGTCGCTGTTTGATCCGGAAGTGAACATCCGGGTAGGCGCGGACATTCTGGAAGAGTATCTGGAACTGGCGGGCGGCAGCCTGACCAAGGCACTGCACAAATACTCCGGCAACGCGCGCGGCTACCCCAATAAGATTCTTAACGAGTCTCGCAAGCTTGCTCAGGTGGCCGACCAAGCGGCGGTGAACGGCTAA
- a CDS encoding DoxX family protein translates to MSSNSQNSLSLIGRLMLVAFFLPAGISKLTGFEGTVGYISSVGLPLATLGAVLAIVVEIGGSAALLLGYRTRAAALVLALFTLVAGIFFHAYWAAPADQAFVAELLFFKNIAIVGGLLAFAAHGAGAWSLDARNKV, encoded by the coding sequence ATGTCCTCGAACTCGCAAAATTCCTTATCCCTCATCGGCCGCCTTATGCTGGTCGCCTTCTTCCTGCCCGCAGGAATCAGCAAACTGACCGGTTTTGAAGGCACGGTCGGCTATATCTCCTCGGTAGGCTTGCCACTGGCTACGCTGGGCGCGGTTCTGGCCATTGTGGTGGAGATCGGCGGCAGCGCCGCCTTGCTGCTGGGCTACCGTACGCGCGCCGCTGCGCTGGTCCTGGCACTGTTTACCCTGGTGGCCGGCATCTTCTTCCACGCTTATTGGGCGGCTCCTGCCGACCAGGCCTTCGTCGCCGAACTGCTATTCTTCAAGAATATTGCCATCGTTGGCGGCTTGCTTGCCTTTGCCGCACATGGCGCCGGCGCATGGAGCCTGGACGCACGCAACAAGGTGTAG
- a CDS encoding Ldh family oxidoreductase: MNAAQTNPGQTRVPYSELVLLLIRIFERHGVSPAVAIILAENCASAQRDGADSHGIFRIPGYLSTLASGWVDGTAVPEVTDAAPGFISVDARNGFAQPALAAARGQLVDKARRNGIALLAIHNSHHFAALWPDVEPLAEEGLVALSFVNSMTCVVPHGGQRPVFGTNPIAFAAPRAEGQPLVFDLATSAIAHGDVQLAAREGRELPPGYGLDSAGQATCDPQAILDGGALLPFGGHKGSALSMMVELLAGALTGGNFSFDFDWSRHPGAQTPWTGQLLIAIDPAKGAGRNFAERAEQLVAALHGAGQQRLPGDRRHLQRAQSMAQGVAIASEQLAKLTELAA, from the coding sequence ATGAACGCTGCTCAAACGAACCCGGGCCAGACCCGGGTGCCATACAGCGAGCTTGTCTTGCTGTTGATCCGTATCTTCGAGCGCCATGGCGTGTCGCCCGCCGTCGCCATCATTCTGGCCGAAAACTGCGCCAGCGCCCAGCGCGACGGCGCCGACAGTCACGGCATCTTCCGCATACCCGGCTATTTGTCGACGCTGGCCAGCGGCTGGGTGGACGGCACGGCGGTGCCTGAAGTGACCGACGCCGCGCCCGGTTTCATCAGCGTGGATGCCCGTAACGGCTTTGCACAACCGGCTTTAGCGGCAGCGCGTGGGCAACTGGTCGACAAGGCGCGCCGCAACGGCATCGCCTTGCTGGCCATCCATAATTCTCATCACTTTGCCGCCTTGTGGCCCGACGTGGAACCGTTAGCCGAAGAAGGCCTGGTGGCCTTGAGCTTCGTCAACAGCATGACCTGCGTGGTGCCGCATGGCGGCCAGCGGCCAGTGTTCGGCACCAACCCCATTGCCTTTGCGGCGCCACGGGCCGAGGGCCAGCCGCTGGTGTTCGACCTGGCTACCAGCGCCATCGCCCATGGCGACGTGCAGCTCGCTGCCCGTGAAGGCCGCGAGCTGCCACCCGGCTACGGCCTGGACAGCGCGGGACAGGCCACCTGCGATCCGCAGGCGATTTTGGACGGTGGCGCCTTGCTGCCGTTTGGTGGCCACAAGGGTTCGGCTCTGTCGATGATGGTGGAGCTACTGGCCGGTGCCCTGACGGGTGGGAATTTTTCTTTCGATTTCGATTGGTCCAGACATCCCGGTGCCCAAACGCCCTGGACCGGGCAGTTATTGATTGCGATTGATCCGGCCAAGGGGGCGGGACGCAATTTCGCCGAACGCGCAGAGCAGTTGGTCGCCGCCCTGCACGGCGCCGGCCAACAACGCTTGCCCGGAGACAGGCGCCATCTGCAGCGCGCGCAGTCGATGGCGCAGGGTGTCGCAATAGCCAGCGAGCAACTGGCCAAACTTACCGAGCTTGCCGCATGA
- a CDS encoding LysR family transcriptional regulator — translation MDRFLEMQTFNAVVEAGSFVAAAEALNVSKAAASRHIVELETRLGVRLLHRTTRRLSLTEEGKVFYARSKELLEELDDAEAEVTAHTDTARGVLRINAPFTFGILHLAPLWGEFRALHPRVTLEITLADRVIDLVEEGFDVAIRIATLETSTLVSRRLATTRMVLCASPQYLQQRGTPVHPEELSDHEVIGYSYWSTRDEWRFDGPSGPVSVRTRPRIYSNNGETCLAAALAHQGVILQPSFLVEADLARGKLVELMPEYKSITLGIYAVYPTRKHVSHKVRALVDFLAERFAGKGA, via the coding sequence ATGGATCGATTTCTAGAGATGCAAACATTTAACGCGGTGGTCGAGGCCGGCAGCTTTGTGGCGGCAGCGGAAGCGTTGAACGTCTCCAAGGCAGCGGCCTCACGGCATATCGTTGAACTGGAAACCCGCTTGGGTGTGCGCCTGCTCCACCGGACCACGCGGCGGCTGTCGCTAACGGAAGAAGGCAAGGTTTTTTACGCACGCAGCAAAGAGCTGCTGGAAGAACTTGACGACGCCGAGGCCGAGGTCACTGCGCACACTGATACGGCGCGCGGCGTGCTACGCATCAACGCGCCTTTTACTTTCGGTATTTTGCATCTGGCGCCTTTGTGGGGCGAGTTTCGCGCCCTGCATCCCCGCGTGACGCTGGAGATCACTTTGGCAGACCGGGTTATCGATCTCGTGGAAGAGGGCTTCGATGTCGCGATCCGCATCGCTACCCTCGAAACCTCAACACTGGTCAGCCGTCGCCTGGCGACCACCCGCATGGTGCTGTGCGCGTCGCCGCAATACTTGCAGCAACGCGGCACGCCCGTCCATCCCGAAGAGCTCTCGGACCATGAGGTGATTGGCTATAGTTACTGGTCAACCCGCGACGAGTGGCGTTTTGACGGCCCGAGTGGCCCGGTAAGTGTGCGCACCCGGCCGCGCATTTACTCCAACAACGGCGAAACCTGCCTGGCTGCAGCTTTGGCCCACCAGGGTGTCATCCTGCAGCCCAGCTTTCTGGTGGAGGCCGATTTGGCGCGCGGCAAATTGGTAGAGCTGATGCCAGAATACAAGTCCATTACCTTGGGCATCTATGCGGTCTACCCGACCCGCAAGCATGTCTCGCATAAAGTACGCGCCCTTGTCGACTTCCTGGCCGAGCGGTTTGCCGGCAAGGGCGCGTAG